One Setaria viridis chromosome 5, Setaria_viridis_v4.0, whole genome shotgun sequence genomic region harbors:
- the LOC117854755 gene encoding PR5-like receptor kinase: MMPQSLLMRLLLLAAAASAATAAGDGCSTGCNLALGSYNIEPNQNLSYISSLLGIDDYRELPYNNPWFGNLDYIQAGQRLTVSFRCQCLALPTSPFSTYLAGSFPYRVSLGETYSSIAAQFNNLTTAAWLQATNRYPSSNIPDGGIMNVTINCSCGYPGVPPEYKVFLTYPLRDGETFDSVEEKYSFPVQSEMDSSIVYIPLTWSSAIVAPPSDSPSTGPSRSKTLIIASASSVFGVSIVLISLFLWYKKYYGLIPWQRGSSNASRIESFLQKQGTSHPKRYSYSEVRRMTTSFAHKLGQGGYGDVYRGNLPDGREIAVKMLKGTEGDGEEFLNEVASISRTSHVNIVTLLGFCLQGSKRALLYEYMPNGSLERYTFGSNSTEGEDTLSWDKLFDIVIGIARGLEYLHTGCNTRIVHFDIKPQNILLDQEFCPKISDFGLAKLCRQKESKISIGGMRGTIGYIAPEVFSRNYGAVSSKSDVYSYGMVILEMVGARKQINVSTDNSSMYFPQWLYDNFDQFCGATACEISSGTTELVRKMIIVGLWCIQFIPADRPSMSKVLEMLESNTMDLQLPPKAF, translated from the exons ATGATGCCACAGTCTCTTCTCATgcggcttctcctcctcgccgcaGCCGCatccgcggccacggcggcaggTGACGGCTGCAGCACCGGCTGCAACCTCGCGCTGGGATCCTACAACATCGAGCCGAACCAGAACCTCTCCTACATCTCGTCCCTCCTCGGCATCGACGACTACCGTGAGCTGCCGTACAACAACCCATGGTTCGGAAATCTTGACTACATCCAGGCCGGCCAGCGCCTCACCGTCTCCTTCCGCTGCCAATGCCTAGCGCTCCCGACCTCGCCGTTCTCGACCTACCTCGCTGGCTCCTTCCCCTACAGGGTCTCACTAGGCGAGACCTACAGCAGCATCGCCGCCCAGTTCAACAACCTCACCACCGCCGCATGGCTGCAGGCCACCAACAGGTACCCGTCTAGCAACATACCCGACGGCGGCATAATGAACGTTACAATCAATTGCTCCTGCGGGTACCCGGGGGTGCCACCGGAATACAAGGTGTTCCTAACCTACCCTCTTCGTGACGGGGAGACGTTTGACTCCGTCGAGGAGAAATACAGCTTCCCGGTGCAGTCGGAAATGGACAGCAGTATCGTCTATATCCCTCTCACAT GGTCTTCGGCCATTGTTGCACCGCCGTCAGATTCGCCGAGCACTGGTCCTTCGAGAAGCAAGACACTCATAATAG CTAGCGCCTCGAGCGTATTTGGAGTAAGCATAGTACTTATTTCATTATTCCTGTGGTATAAGAAATATTATGGCTTGATTCCCTGGCAAAGGGGGTCAAGTAATGCATCAAGGATTGAATCTTTCCTGCAAAAGCAAGGAACTTCACACCCAAAGAGGTACAGTTACTCAGAAGTAAGGAGAATGACCACATCTTTTGCTCATAAGCTTGGCCAAGGCGGCTATGGAGATGTCTACAGAGGCAACCTGCCTGATGGCCGTGAGATAGCAGTCAAGATGCTGAAGGGCACCGAGGGCGATGGCGAGGAATTTTTGAATGAAGTGGCAAGCATTAGCAGAACATCTCATGTCAACATTGTCACTCTCTTAGGATTTTGTCTTCAAGGTTCAAAGAGAGCTCTTCTCTATGAGTATATGCCCAATGGTTCGCTCGAGAGATACACTTTTGGCAGCAATTCTACTGAAGGAGAAGACACTTTAAGCTGGGATAAACTGTTTGATATTGTCATAGGAATTGCACGAGGATTGGAGTATCTCCATACAGGCTGCAACACCCGCATTGTGCATTTCGATATCAAACCTCAAAACATTCTTCTGGATCAGGAGTTCTGTCCAAAGATATCTGATTTTGGATTAGCGAAGTTGTGTCGACAGAAGGAAAGCAAAATCTCCATTGGCGGGATGAGAGGTACGATAGGCTACATAGCGCCTGAAGTATTTTCAAGAAACTATGGTGCAGTGAGCAGCAAGTCTGATGTCTACAGTTACGGAATGGTGATTCTTGAGATGGTCGGGGCAAGGAAACAGATCAATGTTAGTACAGACAACAGCAGCATGTATTTTCCTCAGTGGTTGTACGACAACTTTGATCAGTTCTGTGGTGCCACCGCCTGCGAGATCAGCAGCGGCACCACGGAGCTCGTGAGGAAGATGATTATAGTTGGCTTGTGGTGCATACAATTCATACCTGCGGATCGACCTTCCATGAGCAAGGTCCTTGAGATGTTGGAAAGCAACACCATGGACTTGCAGTTGCCACCCAAGGCCTTTTGA
- the LOC117855443 gene encoding probable glutathione S-transferase GSTU6, translating to MTCLLWSAHDSADENLQFCSSMEATRHRLTSQQIQELTSQLTELIKYMPVLPSTPIDLAGLGKTAMAAGGELQLLGSWYSPYAIRAKVALGLKGLSYEYIEEYLFSKSDLLQKSNPVHRKVPVLIHGGRPVCESLVVVQYVDEAWAGTGPPLLPADAHDRATARFWAAFIDDKFFQAWRQLMRSTTDERRAEAFKNVVPQVETLEQGFRECSKGKKNFFGGDAIGLADIALGSFLVWIRVVDEVSGTKLLDEAKFPGLAAWAERFLAVDAVKEAMPEFERLLEHYKGFLAKLAAPAGYN from the exons ATGACCTGCCTCCTTTGGTCGGCACACGACAGCGCTGACGAAAATCTCCAATTTTGCAGCAGCATGGAAGCAACACGTCACCGCCTCACCAGTCAACAAATACAAGAGTTAACTAGTCAACTCACCGAACTTATTAAATACATGCCCGTTCTCCCCTCGACGCCAATCGATCTCGCAGGCCTCGGCAAGACAGcaatggcggccggcggcgagctgcagctgctgggctCGTGGTACAGCCCGTACGCGATCCGTGCCAAGGTGGCGCTGGGCCTGAAGGGGCTCAGCTACGAGTACATCGAGGAGTACCTCTTCAGCAAGAGCGACCTCCTGCAGAAATCCAACCCCGTGCACAGGAAGGTGCCCGTCCTCATCCACGGCGGCCGCCCGGTGTGCGAGTCGCTCGTCGTCGTGCAGTACGTCGACGAGGCCTGGGCAGGGACCGGGCcgcctctcctccccgccgacgCCCACGACCGCGCCACGGCTCGCTTCTGGGCGGCCTTCATCGACGACAAG TTTTTCCAGGCGTGGAGGCAGCTGATGAGGTCGACGACCGATGAACGGAGAGCAGAGGCGTTCAAGAACGTCGTCCCCCAGGTGGAGACGCTGGAGCAAGGGTTCAGGGAGTGCTCCAAGGGGAAGAAGAACTTCTTCGGCGGCGACGCCATCGGACTCGCTGACATTGCGCTGGGGAGCTTCCTGGTGTGGATTCGGGTGGTGGACGAGGTGTCCGGCACAAAACTTCTGGACGAGGCCAAGTTCCCGGGCTTGGCGGCGTGGGCGGAGCGGTTCTTGGCCGTCGATGCCGTCAAGGAGGCGATGCCGGAATTCGAGAGGCTCTTGGAGCACTACAAGGGGTTCCTGGCTAAACTGGCTGCACCGGCTGGTTATAACTGA
- the LOC117855442 gene encoding uncharacterized protein has translation MAGDRSPAAERRRGIRRLLLHPRGEGSSSSPPPPLPLSPSPPAAEEGRRKGFASAALRGLGCTSAAASQAYAPGGAAAAAAVRSSADWHGRRRRRGKERRKERGGGGGGGGGGGLVTGGIGADVWCAPGIPFAAEASSVDCVVARHQMVGRGGRGADGERSHRERPCLSRRATVQEQISSSFMDSPPPPHLDAPFFGADLIPSGRLRRMRGYRHSPGGLEEEIMMFQTRVLLGGMNMYDRYQDWRLDVDNMTYEELLDLGDKIGYVSTGLREDEITRSIRKVTQPSFGSFRFATEMERKCSICQEEFEANEEMGRLDCGHSYHVYCIKKWLSQKNTCPVCKTAVTKT, from the exons ATGGCCGGGGACCGCTCGCccgcggcggagcggcggcgggggatccGGCGCCTCCTCCTGCACCCCCGGGGCGagggctcgtcgtcgtcgccgcccccgccgctgccgctgtcgccttccccgcccgcggcggaggaggggaggcggaaGGGGTTCGCCTCGGCGGCGCTGCGCGGGCTGGGGtgcacgtcggcggcggcctcgcagGCGTACGCGCccgggggggcggcggcggcggcggccgtgcggTCGTCCGCGGACtggcatgggcggcggcggcggagggggaaggagaggaggaaggagcggggcggcgggggtgggggcgggggaggtggtgggCTCGTGACCGGCGGGATCGGCGCCGACGTCTGGTGCGCGCCCGGGATACCCTTCGCCGCGGAGGCATCCTCGGTGGACTGCGTGGTGGCGCGGCACCAGATGgtggggaggggcggccgcggcgccgacggGGAGAGGTCCCACAGGGAG AGGCCGTGCTTGTCCCGGAGGGCGACCGTGCAGGAGCAGATATCCTCGTCATTCATGgactcgccaccgccgccccaccTCGACGCCCCCTTCTTCGGTGCCGACCTCATCCcctccggccgcctccgccggatGCGCGGGTACCGTCACTCCCCCGGCGGCCTCGAAGAAGAG ATCATGATGTTTCAGACAAGAGTATTGCTGGGAGGTATGAACATGTATGATCGCTACCAGGATTGGCGCCTTGACGTTGATAACATGACATACGAA GAGTTGCTCGATCTCGGAGACAAAATTGGGTATGTCAGCACAGGGTTGCGTGAGGATGAGATTACTCGCAGCATTAGGAAGGTCACACAACCATCCTTCGGCTCTTTCCGTTTTGCAACAGAAATGGAAAGGAAATGCAGTATCTGTCAA GAAGAATTTGAAGCTAACGAAGAGATGGGAAGGCTGGACTGTGGCCATAGCTACCATGTGTACTGCATCAAGAAGTGGCTCTCTCAGAAGAACACCTGCCCAGTTTGCAAGACTGCTGTCACCAAGACTTGA
- the LOC117855441 gene encoding uncharacterized protein, with protein sequence MRLPHASDLRAFLAAAAVAHLSSSPASRASHRAPPPPPQPLRLLAFASSRASPPPSSPSPSPTGAVASAGAAAAAAAAACEQGAAKPAICTADELHYAPVPGTEWRLALWRYRPPPEAPKRNHPLMLLSGVATNAVGFDLSPGASFARHMSMQGFDTWIVEVRGAGLSMRGSELAAANTKSDMPPDPSMDESSIAKASVVVPAKNMSTSQPQISEVPVIADKNMVGTITSEEPQLVTKLSNALARLGETFSSYVKDSRLKTIADSFFDRVSELAPDASLASLEEVSEKILGLLELPQTSVISDQISNLSQRLVKILGEGQQTVSPRLFGWQERLSATIEDLQKQLELIISYDWDFDHYLEEDVPAAMDYIRKQSVPKDGKLLAIGHSMGGILLYAMVSKCGFEGAEPELAAIVTLASSVDYTTSNSSLKMLLPLADPAEILRVPAIPLGVLLSTTYPISSRAPYILSLLRSQISAKEMMDPELLSKLILNNFCTVPAKVLLQLTTAFRDGGLCNRTGTFFFKEHLHKIKVPVLALAGDEDLICPPEAVYETVKLIPQHLVTYKVFGEPEGPHYAHYDLVGGRKAVHEVYPCIIEFLSQHDKVSS encoded by the exons ATGCGGCTGCCGCACGCGTCCGACCTCCGCGCcttcctcgccgcggccgccgtcgcgcacctctcttcctccccggcctcccgcgcctcccaccgcgctcctccgccaccgccgcagccgctgcGCCTCCTCGCGttcgcctcctcccgcgcctcgccgccgccctcctcgccgtcgccctcgcCCACCGGGGCAGTCGCCtcggcgggcgccgccgccgccgcagctgcagcagcctGCGAGCAGGGGGCGGCGAAGCCCGCGATATGCACGGCCGACGAGCTGCACTACGCGCCCGTACCGGGCACCGAGTGGCGGCTCGCGCTCTGGCGGTACCGTCCGCCGCCTGAG GCGCCGAAGAGGAACCACCCGCTGATGCTGCTGTCTGGAGTGGCCACGAACGCTGTTGGGTTCGACCTGTCCCCTGGG GCTTCTTTTGCTCGTCATATGTCTATGCAAGGATTTGATACATGGATTGTTGAAGTGCGTGGTGCAGGCCTGAGCATGCGTGGATCTGAACTAGCTGCAGCTAACACCAAATCTGATATGCCCCCAGATCCTAGTATGGATGAAAGTTCTATAGCAAAAGCAAGTGTTGTTGTTCCTGCCAAGAATATGTCCACTTCTCAACCTCAAATTTCTGAAGTTCCAGTAATAGCAGATAAGAACATGGTAGGAACAATTACATCAGAAGAACCACAGCTGGTGACAAAGTTATCAAATGCTTTGGCACGATTGGGTGAAACATTCTCGAGTTATGTGAAAGATAGCCGTCTGAAAACAATAGCTGATAGCTTTTTTGATCGAGTTTCAGAACTTGCTCCTGATGCCTCCTTGGCTAGTCTTGAGGAGGTTTCAGAAAAGATTTTAGGTTTGTTGGAATTGCCTCAGACATCAGTGATATCTGATCAAATTAGCAATTTAAGTCAGCGCCTTGTGAAGATTCTTGGGGAAGGCCAGCAAACTGTTTCCCCTCGGCTATTTGGCTGGCAAGAACGCCTCTCCGCAACCATAGAAGACCTTCAGAAACAGTTGGAGCTGATTATTAGCTATGATTGGGACTTTGACCATTATCTGGAGGAGGATGTACCTGCTGCG ATGGATTACATAAGAAAGCAGAGTGTTCCGAAGGATGGAAAGTTGCTTGCCATTGGACATTCCATGGGAGGAATCTTATTATATGCGATGGTTTCGAAGTGTG GATTCGAAGGGGCTGAGCCAGAGCTGGCAGCAATTGTCACTTTGGCTTCATCAGTTGACTACACAACATCCAATTCCTCACTCAAGATGCTATTGCCTCTT GCAGATCCAGCTGAGATCTTGCGCGTTCCTGCTATCCCACTAGGAGTATTACTGTCTACTACATATCCTATATCATCCCGTGCACCATATATTCTGTCACTGCTGCGTTCTCAAATTTCAGCCAAGGAGATGATGGACCCTGAACTGCTTTCAAAGCTTATCTTGAATAACTTTT GCACAGTACCAGCAAAGGTTCTATTACAGCTGACGACCGCATTCCGCGATGGTGGGCTGTGCAACAGGACTGGTACCTTTTTCTTCAAAGAGCATCTTCACAAAATCAAAGTTCCGGTACTTGCCCTTGCTGGAGATGAGGATCTGATTTGCCCTCCAGAAGCTGTTTACG AAACTGTGAAGCTAATTCCTCAGCATTTGGTCACATACAAGGTTTTCGGAGAACCTGAAGGCCCTCACTATGCACATTATGACTTAGTTGGAGGGCGGAAG GCTGTCCATGAAGTGTACCCGTGTATAATAGAGTTCCTCTCTCAGCACGACAAAGTGTCTTCATGA
- the LOC117855444 gene encoding probable glutathione S-transferase GSTU6, with amino-acid sequence MAVAAAEGGSELRLLGTWSSPWVIRVRVALGLKGLSYDYTEEDLAAKSDLLLRSNPVHKKVPVLIHGGRPVCESLVIVEYVDEAWPPAGPPLLPSDPYDRATARLWAAYVNDTFFPSWKALFRSTAEEQRAEAFENAVPAVETLERAFRDCSKGKAFFGGDAVGLVDIALGSHLVWIRVVDEVAGTNLLDGAKFPGLAAWAERFLAVDAVRKVMPDVRKVLEQYKGFRAKWIAAAGST; translated from the exons ATGGCGGTGGCAGCAGCAGAAGGAGGGAGCGAGCTGCGGCTGCTGGGCACGTGGTCGAGCCCGTGGGTGATCCGGGTGAGGGTGGCGCTGGGGCTCAAGGGGCTGAGCTACGACTACACCGAGGAGGACCTCGCCGCCAAGAGCGACCTCCTGCTCCGCTCCAACCCGGTGCACAAGAAGGTGCCGGTCCTCATCCACGGTGGCCGGCCGGTGTGCGAGTCGCTCGTCATCGTGGAGTACGTCGACGAGGCCTGGCCGCCCGCCGGGCCTCCGCTCCTCCCGTCCGACCCCTACGACCGCGCCACGGCGCGGTTGTGGGCGGCCTACGTGAACGACACA TTTTTCCCGTCGTGGAAGGCGCTGTTCAGGTCGACGGCGGAGGAGCAGAGAGCAGAAGCGTTCGAGAACGCCGTCCCTGCGGTGGAGACGTTGGAGCGGGCGTTCCGGGACTGCTCCAAGGGGAAGGCCTTcttcggcggcgacgccgtcggGCTCGTGGACATCGCGCTCGGGAGCCACCTGGTGTGGATCAGGGTGGTGGACGAGGTGGCCGGCACCAACCTTCTGGACGGGGCCAAGTTCCCCGGCCTGGCGGCGTGGGCGGAGCGGTTCTTGGCCGTCGACGCCGTGAGGAAGGTGATGCCGGACGTCCGGAAGGTCCTGGAGCAGTACAAGGGATTTCGTGCCAAATGGATCGCGGCTGCTGGTTCTACCTGA
- the LOC117856461 gene encoding uncharacterized protein yields MEGKAPRGRDGDDDQDPLALTLGSIYAAADAAPASPPPPPSPPPRAAPRSVRRRLNNGSAARRPCGKPRDADAAVDAGVQRPPFPWATERPAQHDTLEGLLRRGVTSVEGQARCKRCSDRKTIEYDLEPKFRALRDYVVANRHAMNDRAPDVWMYPALPDCDKCGNKGAMWPEIAAEKREINWLFLLLGQMLGCCTLEQLKYFCKKTGRHRTGAKNRVLYYAYIEMCNQLEPLD; encoded by the coding sequence ATGGAAGGGAAAGCGCCGAggggccgcgacggcgacgacgaccaggACCCGCTCGCCCTCACCCTCGGATCCatctacgccgccgccgacgccgctccagcctcgccgccgccgccgccttctcctcctcctcgggctgCTCCGcgctccgtccgccgccgcctcaacAACGgctcggccgcccgccgcccctgcgGCAAGCCacgcgacgccgacgccgccgtcgacgccgggGTCCAGCGGCCGCCGTTCCCGTGGGCGACGGAGCGGCCCGCGCAGCACGACACTCTGGAGGGCCTGCTGCGCCGGGGCGTCACTTCCGTCGAGGGCCAGGCGCGGTGCAAGCGCTGCAGCGACAGGAAGACCATCGAGTACGACCTCGAGCCCAAGTTCCGGGCGCTGCGCGACTACGTCGTGGCGAACCGCCACGCCATGAACGACCGCGCCCCCGACGTGTGGATGTACCCGGCCCTGCCGGACTGCGACAAGTGCGGGAACAAGGGCGCCATGTGGCCGGAGATCGCGGCCGAGAAGCGCGAGATCAACTGGCtgttcctcctcctgggccagaTGCTCGGCTGCTGCACGCTGGAGCAGCTCAAGTACTTCTGCAAAAAGACCGGCAGGCACCGCACCGGTGCCAAGAACAGGGTGCTCTACTACGCCTACATCGAGATGTGCAACCAGCTTGAGCCGTTGGATTGA